One window from the genome of Epinephelus fuscoguttatus linkage group LG3, E.fuscoguttatus.final_Chr_v1 encodes:
- the LOC125886213 gene encoding oocyte zinc finger protein XlCOF6-like isoform X1 yields MSSSAKPEHHHSPKMTPRKRRKKTQCEELFSCTGCCESFQSVYARDRHLREKHNKSPLHKCCDCGRTFKVSRSLMVHQRIYHPAPAVAVEPEEERIVPKSYMCSTCGRQFPTSAALKRHLIIHSGKKPYKCTLCGRGFTQIGNLKTHQKVHKGKFTNVAALEESFPPPEKTQSSVEICLCHLCWTQFSEKQLLEEHLKQFHQSNKPFSCTQCGKKFTHIHKLKEHKAVHEGLKPHQCSLCDRGFLSSKGLENHMRDHTGEKPFPCTVCGRRFKQESTLRAHYVTHSGERPHLCSICGKRYARTEELKVHLRVHTGEKPYQCDECGKSFYYRQGFNNHKKTHSAKPIGPTRQLGRPRQQGGTRKSRKISVRAPPDSDGEDLTWVSADLGNRPQHHLGNQENHAAENHSQTSTWSFGHHTAFNLWDQNPNSSHWSAADGHQAYGAPAGASINFSALHRGTAGQEHFKQSCPVEQPSWPPGTSSVSPPSELGLTTPLPHNITSKKMHLSDTGAEVNHHEEHRPETQEQDHSTAPTEETLGRPEPELGSSHEQPQEKPSEGAKQCQQPRKLKKYDCPTCGRIFSDNTALKRHLVIHAGKRPFKCFICGRGFTQSGNLKTHMKVHRGELPNWTLVRESPPKESHVTVHVCGECGMDFPQKQQLEEHRQSHKKPYACPDCGKTFKTEYYFKIHKRIHSGESPFLCTECGKSCVTADSLKKHELTHTGERNFHCDQCGKAFSQSSHLKVHLKTHTGERPHLCSICGKSYSKASVLKVHLRVHTGEKPYTCDKCGKCFYYTQGYRAHLKIHDKKPKPQTKPLGRPKQQLSVAHNQ; encoded by the exons ATGTCTTCATCTGCCAAACCTGAACATCACCACTCTCCGAAAATGACACCCAGAAAACGTCGGAAGAAAACACAGTGTGAGGAGCTATTCAGCTGCACTGGATGCTGCGAGAGTTTTCAGAGCGTATACGCCAGAGATCGCCATCTGAGAGAGAAACATAACAAATCACCACTTCACAAGTGCTGCGACTGTGGACGGACATTTAAAGTCAGCCGGAGCTTGATGGTCCATCAGCGGATCTACCATCCAGCACCTGCAGTGGCAGTGGAGCCTGAAGAAGAGCGAATTGTTCCAAAGTCTTACATGTGTTCAACATGTGGAAGGCAGTTTCCTACAAGCGCTGCCCTTAAAAGACACCTTATTATCCACTCAGGGAAGAAACCGTACAAGTGCACTTTGTGTGGACGAGGTTTCACACAGATTGGAAACCTCAAAACACACCAGAAGGTTCATAAAG GGAAATTCACAAATGTGGCGGCATTAGAGGAAAGTTTCCCTCCACCTGAAAAGACTCAGTCATCAGTGGAAATCTGCCTCTGTCATTTGTGTTGGACACAATTTtcagaaaaacaacttttaGAAGAACACTTAAAACAATTTCACCAATCAAATAAACCGTTTTCCTGCACACAGTGCGGCAAAAAATTTACGCATATCCACAAATTAAAAGAACATAAAGCTGTTCATGAGGGTCTGAAGCCCCACCAGTGCTCACTGTGTGATAGAGGTTTCCTGAGCTCGAAGGGACTCGAGAACCACATGCGAGATCACACCGGAGAGAAACCTTTTCCGTGCACTGTGTGTGGAAGAAGGTTCAAGCAGGAATCTACTCTGAGAGCACATTATGTGACGCACTCTGGAGAGAGGCCTCACCTCTGCTCCATCTGCGGGAAACGTTACGCGAGGACTGAAGAGCTCAAAGTTCACCTCAGagttcacacaggagagaagccgtACCAGTGTGACGAATGCGGAAAGAGTTTCTACTACAGGCAAGGCTTCAACAACCATAAGAAGACTCACAGTGCCAAACCCATCGGTCCAACCAGGCAGCTGGGCAGACCCAGACAGCAGGGAGGTACCAGGAAGTCAAGGAAGATCTCAGTGAGAGCTCCGCCTGATTCAGACGGAGAGGACCTGACCTGGGTGTCTGCTGACCTTG GAAACAGACCCCAGCATCACCTTGGCAACCAAGAAAATCATGCTGCAGAGAACCACAGCCAG ACATCCACGTGGAGCTTTGGTCATCATACAGCATTCAACCTGTGGGACCAAAACCCAAATTCATCTCACTGGAGCGCAGCAGACGGCCACCAGGCTTATGGTGCCCCAGCAGGAGCAAGTATTAATTTCAGTGCCCTGCACAGGGGCACAGCG GGGCAGGAGCACTTTAAGCAGAGCTGTCCAGTGGAGCAGCCCTCCTGGCCTCCTGGGACCTCCTCTGTATCGCCACCCTCTGAGCTCGGCCTCACCACACCCCTCCCACATAACATCACATCGAAGAAAATGCACCTGAGCGACACGGGTGCAGAAGTAAATCACCATGAAGAACACAGACCTGAAACACAGGAGCAGGATCACAGCACAGCACCTACAG aagAAACTTTAGGACGACCAGAACCTGAACTCGGCAGCTCCCATGAACAGCCTCAGGAAAAGCCATCTGAGGGTGCAAAACAATGCCAGCAGCCTCGCAAACTCAAGAAGTACGACTGTCCGACCTGTGGGAGAATTTTCTCTGACAACACCGCGCTGAAACGACACCTTGTGATTCACGCGGGGAAAAGACCTTTTAAGTGCTTCATCTGTGGGAGAGGATTCACCCAGAGCGGAAAcctcaaaacacacatgaaagtGCACAGAG GAGAGTTACCAAATTGGACATTAGTTCGAGAGAGTCCCCCTAAAGAATCTCAtgtgacagttcatgtgtgtGGAGAATGTGGCATGGACTTCCCTCAGaagcaacagctggaagaacACCGCCAGAGTCACAAAAAGCCTTACGCCTGCCCTGACTGTGGCAAGACCTTCAAAACGGAATACTATTTCAAAATACATAAGCGCATTCACTCAGGAGAGTCACCTTTCCTCTGTACAGAGTGCGGTAAGAGCTGTGTCACAGCAGATTCGCTTAAAAAACACGAGCTGACTCACACTGGAGAAAGGAATTTCCACTGTGATCAGTGTGGGAAGGCGTTTTCACAATCCTCCCACCTCAAGGTGCATCTCAAGACTCACACCGGAGAGCGACCTCACCTCTGCTCAATCTGTGGTAAAAGCTACTCCAAAGCATCTGTGCTGAAAGTTCACCTGCGAGTTCACACCGGAGAGAAACCGTATACTTGTGACAAGTGTGGCAAGTGCTTTTATTACACTCAAGGTTATCGAGCGCATCTGAAGATTCACGACAAGAAGCCAAAGCCTCAAACAAAACCACTGGGGAGACCAAAACAACAGCTGTCAGTGGCACATAATCAATAA
- the LOC125886213 gene encoding oocyte zinc finger protein XlCOF6-like isoform X4, with amino-acid sequence MSSSAKPEHHHSPKMTPRKRRKKTQCEELFSCTGCCESFQSVYARDRHLREKHNKSPLHKCCDCGRTFKVSRSLMVHQRIYHPAPAVAVEPEEERIVPKSYMCSTCGRQFPTSAALKRHLIIHSGKKPYKCTLCGRGFTQIGNLKTHQKVHKGKFTNVAALEESFPPPEKTQSSVEICLCHLCWTQFSEKQLLEEHLKQFHQSNKPFSCTQCGKKFTHIHKLKEHKAVHEGLKPHQCSLCDRGFLSSKGLENHMRDHTGEKPFPCTVCGRRFKQESTLRAHYVTHSGERPHLCSICGKRYARTEELKVHLRVHTGEKPYQCDECGKSFYYRQGFNNHKKTHSAKPIGPTRQLGRPRQQGGTRKSRKISVRAPPDSDGEDLTWVSADLGNRPQHHLGNQENHAAENHSQTSTWSFGHHTAFNLWDQNPNSSHWSAADGHQAYGAPAGASINFSALHRGTAGQEHFKQSCPVEQPSWPPGTSSVSPPSELGLTTPLPHNITSKKMHLSDTGAEVNHHEEHRPETQEQDHSTAPTETLIPPEPEHGSSHEQTQRNLSEGPRRLKKKYNCLTCGRVFFHNTALQRHLVIHAGKRPFKCFICARGFTQSGNLKTHMKVHRGELPNWTLVRESPPKESHVTVHVCGECGMDFPQKQQLEEHRQSHKKPYACPDCGKTFKTEYYFKIHKRIHSGESPFLCTECGKSCVTADSLKKHELTHTGERNFHCDQCGKAFSQSSHLNVHLKTHTGERPHLCSICGKSYSKACDLKVHLRVHTGEKPYTCDKCGKCFYYSQGYRAHLKIHDKKPKPQTKPLGRPKQQLSVAHNQ; translated from the exons ATGTCTTCATCTGCCAAACCTGAACATCACCACTCTCCGAAAATGACACCCAGAAAACGTCGGAAGAAAACACAGTGTGAGGAGCTATTCAGCTGCACTGGATGCTGCGAGAGTTTTCAGAGCGTATACGCCAGAGATCGCCATCTGAGAGAGAAACATAACAAATCACCACTTCACAAGTGCTGCGACTGTGGACGGACATTTAAAGTCAGCCGGAGCTTGATGGTCCATCAGCGGATCTACCATCCAGCACCTGCAGTGGCAGTGGAGCCTGAAGAAGAGCGAATTGTTCCAAAGTCTTACATGTGTTCAACATGTGGAAGGCAGTTTCCTACAAGCGCTGCCCTTAAAAGACACCTTATTATCCACTCAGGGAAGAAACCGTACAAGTGCACTTTGTGTGGACGAGGTTTCACACAGATTGGAAACCTCAAAACACACCAGAAGGTTCATAAAG GGAAATTCACAAATGTGGCGGCATTAGAGGAAAGTTTCCCTCCACCTGAAAAGACTCAGTCATCAGTGGAAATCTGCCTCTGTCATTTGTGTTGGACACAATTTtcagaaaaacaacttttaGAAGAACACTTAAAACAATTTCACCAATCAAATAAACCGTTTTCCTGCACACAGTGCGGCAAAAAATTTACGCATATCCACAAATTAAAAGAACATAAAGCTGTTCATGAGGGTCTGAAGCCCCACCAGTGCTCACTGTGTGATAGAGGTTTCCTGAGCTCGAAGGGACTCGAGAACCACATGCGAGATCACACCGGAGAGAAACCTTTTCCGTGCACTGTGTGTGGAAGAAGGTTCAAGCAGGAATCTACTCTGAGAGCACATTATGTGACGCACTCTGGAGAGAGGCCTCACCTCTGCTCCATCTGCGGGAAACGTTACGCGAGGACTGAAGAGCTCAAAGTTCACCTCAGagttcacacaggagagaagccgtACCAGTGTGACGAATGCGGAAAGAGTTTCTACTACAGGCAAGGCTTCAACAACCATAAGAAGACTCACAGTGCCAAACCCATCGGTCCAACCAGGCAGCTGGGCAGACCCAGACAGCAGGGAGGTACCAGGAAGTCAAGGAAGATCTCAGTGAGAGCTCCGCCTGATTCAGACGGAGAGGACCTGACCTGGGTGTCTGCTGACCTTG GAAACAGACCCCAGCATCACCTTGGCAACCAAGAAAATCATGCTGCAGAGAACCACAGCCAG ACATCCACGTGGAGCTTTGGTCATCATACAGCATTCAACCTGTGGGACCAAAACCCAAATTCATCTCACTGGAGCGCAGCAGACGGCCACCAGGCTTATGGTGCCCCAGCAGGAGCAAGTATTAATTTCAGTGCCCTGCACAGGGGCACAGCG GGGCAGGAGCACTTTAAGCAGAGCTGTCCAGTGGAGCAGCCCTCCTGGCCTCCTGGGACCTCCTCTGTATCGCCACCCTCTGAGCTCGGCCTCACCACACCCCTCCCACATAACATCACATCGAAGAAAATGCACCTGAGCGACACGGGTGCAGAAGTAAATCACCATGAAGAACACAGACCTGAAACACAGGAGCAGGATCACAGCACAGCACCTACAG AAACTTTAATACCACCAGAACCTGAACACGGCAGCTCCCATGAACAGACTCAGAGAAATCTGTCTGAGGGGCCTCGCAGACTCAAGAAGAAGTACAACTGTCTGACCTGTGGGAGAGTCTTCTTTCACAACACTGCTCTGCAGCGACACCTTGTGATTCATGCGGGGAAAAGACCTTTCAAGTGCTTCATCTGTGCGAGAGGATTCACCCAGAGCGGAAAcctcaaaacacacatgaaagtGCACAGAG GAGAGTTGCCAAATTGGACATTAGTTCGAGAGAGCCCCCCCAAAGAATCTCATGTAACAGTTCATGTGTGTGGAGAATGTGGCATGGACTTCCCTCAGaagcaacagctggaagaacACCGCCAGAGTCACAAAAAGCCTTACGCCTGCCCTGACTGTGGCAAGACCTTCAAAACGGAATACTATTTCAAAATACATAAGCGCATTCACTCAGGAGAGTCACCTTTCCTCTGTACAGAGTGCGGTAAGAGCTGTGTCACAGCAGATTCGCTTAAAAAACACGAGCTGACTCACACTGGAGAAAGGAATTTCCACTGTGATCAGTGTGGGAAGGCGTTTTCACAATCTTCCCACCTCAACGTGCACCTCAAGACTCACACTGGAGAGCGACCGCACCTCTGCTCAATCTGTGGTAAAAGTTACTCCAAAGCGTGCGATCTGAAAGTTCACCTGCGAGTTCACACCGGAGAGAAACCGTATACTTGTGACAAATGCGGGAAGTGCTTCTATTACTCTCAAGGTTATCGAGCGCATCTGAAGATTCACGACAAGAAGCCAAAGCCTCAAACAAAACCACTGGGGAGACCAAAACAACAGCTGTCAGTGGCACATAATCAATAA
- the LOC125886213 gene encoding oocyte zinc finger protein XlCOF6-like isoform X3: MSSSAKPEHHHSPKMTPRKRRKKTQCEELFSCTGCCESFQSVYARDRHLREKHNKSPLHKCCDCGRTFKVSRSLMVHQRIYHPAPAVAVEPEEERIVPKSYMCSTCGRQFPTSAALKRHLIIHSGKKPYKCTLCGRGFTQIGNLKTHQKVHKGKFTNVAALEESFPPPEKTQSSVEICLCHLCWTQFSEKQLLEEHLKQFHQSNKPFSCTQCGKKFTHIHKLKEHKAVHEGLKPHQCSLCDRGFLSSKGLENHMRDHTGEKPFPCTVCGRRFKQESTLRAHYVTHSGERPHLCSICGKRYARTEELKVHLRVHTGEKPYQCDECGKSFYYRQGFNNHKKTHSAKPIGPTRQLGRPRQQGGTRKSRKISVRAPPDSDGEDLTWVSADLGNRPQHHLGNQENHAAENHSQTSTWSFGHHTAFNLWDQNPNSSHWSAADGHQAYGAPAGASINFSALHRGTAGQEHFKQSCPVEQPSWPPGTSSVSPPSELGLTTPLPHNITSKKMHLSDTGAEVNHHEEHRPETQEQDHSTAPTEETLIPPEPEHGSSHEQTQRNLSEGPRRLKKKYNCLTCGRVFFHNTALQRHLVIHAGKRPFKCFICARGFTQSGNLKTHMKVHRGELPNWTLVRESPPKESHVTVHVCGECGMDFPQKQQLEEHRQSHKKPYACPDCGKTFKTEYYFKIHKRIHSGESPFLCTECGKSCVTADSLKKHELTHTGERNFHCDQCGKAFSQSSHLKVHLKTHTGERPHLCSICGKSYSKASVLKVHLRVHTGEKPYTCDKCGKCFYYTQGYRAHLKIHDKKPKPQTKPLGRPKQQLSVAHNQ; this comes from the exons ATGTCTTCATCTGCCAAACCTGAACATCACCACTCTCCGAAAATGACACCCAGAAAACGTCGGAAGAAAACACAGTGTGAGGAGCTATTCAGCTGCACTGGATGCTGCGAGAGTTTTCAGAGCGTATACGCCAGAGATCGCCATCTGAGAGAGAAACATAACAAATCACCACTTCACAAGTGCTGCGACTGTGGACGGACATTTAAAGTCAGCCGGAGCTTGATGGTCCATCAGCGGATCTACCATCCAGCACCTGCAGTGGCAGTGGAGCCTGAAGAAGAGCGAATTGTTCCAAAGTCTTACATGTGTTCAACATGTGGAAGGCAGTTTCCTACAAGCGCTGCCCTTAAAAGACACCTTATTATCCACTCAGGGAAGAAACCGTACAAGTGCACTTTGTGTGGACGAGGTTTCACACAGATTGGAAACCTCAAAACACACCAGAAGGTTCATAAAG GGAAATTCACAAATGTGGCGGCATTAGAGGAAAGTTTCCCTCCACCTGAAAAGACTCAGTCATCAGTGGAAATCTGCCTCTGTCATTTGTGTTGGACACAATTTtcagaaaaacaacttttaGAAGAACACTTAAAACAATTTCACCAATCAAATAAACCGTTTTCCTGCACACAGTGCGGCAAAAAATTTACGCATATCCACAAATTAAAAGAACATAAAGCTGTTCATGAGGGTCTGAAGCCCCACCAGTGCTCACTGTGTGATAGAGGTTTCCTGAGCTCGAAGGGACTCGAGAACCACATGCGAGATCACACCGGAGAGAAACCTTTTCCGTGCACTGTGTGTGGAAGAAGGTTCAAGCAGGAATCTACTCTGAGAGCACATTATGTGACGCACTCTGGAGAGAGGCCTCACCTCTGCTCCATCTGCGGGAAACGTTACGCGAGGACTGAAGAGCTCAAAGTTCACCTCAGagttcacacaggagagaagccgtACCAGTGTGACGAATGCGGAAAGAGTTTCTACTACAGGCAAGGCTTCAACAACCATAAGAAGACTCACAGTGCCAAACCCATCGGTCCAACCAGGCAGCTGGGCAGACCCAGACAGCAGGGAGGTACCAGGAAGTCAAGGAAGATCTCAGTGAGAGCTCCGCCTGATTCAGACGGAGAGGACCTGACCTGGGTGTCTGCTGACCTTG GAAACAGACCCCAGCATCACCTTGGCAACCAAGAAAATCATGCTGCAGAGAACCACAGCCAG ACATCCACGTGGAGCTTTGGTCATCATACAGCATTCAACCTGTGGGACCAAAACCCAAATTCATCTCACTGGAGCGCAGCAGACGGCCACCAGGCTTATGGTGCCCCAGCAGGAGCAAGTATTAATTTCAGTGCCCTGCACAGGGGCACAGCG GGGCAGGAGCACTTTAAGCAGAGCTGTCCAGTGGAGCAGCCCTCCTGGCCTCCTGGGACCTCCTCTGTATCGCCACCCTCTGAGCTCGGCCTCACCACACCCCTCCCACATAACATCACATCGAAGAAAATGCACCTGAGCGACACGGGTGCAGAAGTAAATCACCATGAAGAACACAGACCTGAAACACAGGAGCAGGATCACAGCACAGCACCTACAG aaGAAACTTTAATACCACCAGAACCTGAACACGGCAGCTCCCATGAACAGACTCAGAGAAATCTGTCTGAGGGGCCTCGCAGACTCAAGAAGAAGTACAACTGTCTGACCTGTGGGAGAGTCTTCTTTCACAACACTGCTCTGCAGCGACACCTTGTGATTCATGCGGGGAAAAGACCTTTCAAGTGCTTCATCTGTGCGAGAGGATTCACCCAGAGCGGAAAcctcaaaacacacatgaaagtGCACAGAG GAGAGTTACCAAATTGGACATTAGTTCGAGAGAGTCCCCCTAAAGAATCTCAtgtgacagttcatgtgtgtGGAGAATGTGGCATGGACTTCCCTCAGaagcaacagctggaagaacACCGCCAGAGTCACAAAAAGCCTTACGCCTGCCCTGACTGTGGCAAGACCTTCAAAACGGAATACTATTTCAAAATACATAAGCGCATTCACTCAGGAGAGTCACCTTTCCTCTGTACAGAGTGCGGTAAGAGCTGTGTCACAGCAGATTCGCTTAAAAAACACGAGCTGACTCACACTGGAGAAAGGAATTTCCACTGTGATCAGTGTGGGAAGGCGTTTTCACAATCCTCCCACCTCAAGGTGCATCTCAAGACTCACACCGGAGAGCGACCTCACCTCTGCTCAATCTGTGGTAAAAGCTACTCCAAAGCATCTGTGCTGAAAGTTCACCTGCGAGTTCACACCGGAGAGAAACCGTATACTTGTGACAAGTGTGGCAAGTGCTTTTATTACACTCAAGGTTATCGAGCGCATCTGAAGATTCACGACAAGAAGCCAAAGCCTCAAACAAAACCACTGGGGAGACCAAAACAACAGCTGTCAGTGGCACATAATCAATAA
- the LOC125886213 gene encoding oocyte zinc finger protein XlCOF6-like isoform X2, with protein sequence MSSSAKPEHHHSPKMTPRKRRKKTQCEELFSCTGCCESFQSVYARDRHLREKHNKSPLHKCCDCGRTFKVSRSLMVHQRIYHPAPAVAVEPEEERIVPKSYMCSTCGRQFPTSAALKRHLIIHSGKKPYKCTLCGRGFTQIGNLKTHQKVHKGKFTNVAALEESFPPPEKTQSSVEICLCHLCWTQFSEKQLLEEHLKQFHQSNKPFSCTQCGKKFTHIHKLKEHKAVHEGLKPHQCSLCDRGFLSSKGLENHMRDHTGEKPFPCTVCGRRFKQESTLRAHYVTHSGERPHLCSICGKRYARTEELKVHLRVHTGEKPYQCDECGKSFYYRQGFNNHKKTHSAKPIGPTRQLGRPRQQGGTRKSRKISVRAPPDSDGEDLTWVSADLGNRPQHHLGNQENHAAENHSQTSTWSFGHHTAFNLWDQNPNSSHWSAADGHQAYGAPAGASINFSALHRGTAGQEHFKQSCPVEQPSWPPGTSSVSPPSELGLTTPLPHNITSKKMHLSDTGAEVNHHEEHRPETQEQDHSTAPTEETLIPPEPEHGSSHEQTQRNLSEGPRRLKKKYNCLTCGRVFFHNTALQRHLVIHAGKRPFKCFICARGFTQSGNLKTHMKVHRGELPNWTLVRESPPKESHVTVHVCGECGMDFPQKQQLEEHRQSHKKPYACPDCGKTFKTEYYFKIHKRIHSGESPFLCTECGKSCVTADSLKKHELTHTGERNFHCDQCGKAFSQSSHLNVHLKTHTGERPHLCSICGKSYSKACDLKVHLRVHTGEKPYTCDKCGKCFYYSQGYRAHLKIHDKKPKPQTKPLGRPKQQLSVAHNQ encoded by the exons ATGTCTTCATCTGCCAAACCTGAACATCACCACTCTCCGAAAATGACACCCAGAAAACGTCGGAAGAAAACACAGTGTGAGGAGCTATTCAGCTGCACTGGATGCTGCGAGAGTTTTCAGAGCGTATACGCCAGAGATCGCCATCTGAGAGAGAAACATAACAAATCACCACTTCACAAGTGCTGCGACTGTGGACGGACATTTAAAGTCAGCCGGAGCTTGATGGTCCATCAGCGGATCTACCATCCAGCACCTGCAGTGGCAGTGGAGCCTGAAGAAGAGCGAATTGTTCCAAAGTCTTACATGTGTTCAACATGTGGAAGGCAGTTTCCTACAAGCGCTGCCCTTAAAAGACACCTTATTATCCACTCAGGGAAGAAACCGTACAAGTGCACTTTGTGTGGACGAGGTTTCACACAGATTGGAAACCTCAAAACACACCAGAAGGTTCATAAAG GGAAATTCACAAATGTGGCGGCATTAGAGGAAAGTTTCCCTCCACCTGAAAAGACTCAGTCATCAGTGGAAATCTGCCTCTGTCATTTGTGTTGGACACAATTTtcagaaaaacaacttttaGAAGAACACTTAAAACAATTTCACCAATCAAATAAACCGTTTTCCTGCACACAGTGCGGCAAAAAATTTACGCATATCCACAAATTAAAAGAACATAAAGCTGTTCATGAGGGTCTGAAGCCCCACCAGTGCTCACTGTGTGATAGAGGTTTCCTGAGCTCGAAGGGACTCGAGAACCACATGCGAGATCACACCGGAGAGAAACCTTTTCCGTGCACTGTGTGTGGAAGAAGGTTCAAGCAGGAATCTACTCTGAGAGCACATTATGTGACGCACTCTGGAGAGAGGCCTCACCTCTGCTCCATCTGCGGGAAACGTTACGCGAGGACTGAAGAGCTCAAAGTTCACCTCAGagttcacacaggagagaagccgtACCAGTGTGACGAATGCGGAAAGAGTTTCTACTACAGGCAAGGCTTCAACAACCATAAGAAGACTCACAGTGCCAAACCCATCGGTCCAACCAGGCAGCTGGGCAGACCCAGACAGCAGGGAGGTACCAGGAAGTCAAGGAAGATCTCAGTGAGAGCTCCGCCTGATTCAGACGGAGAGGACCTGACCTGGGTGTCTGCTGACCTTG GAAACAGACCCCAGCATCACCTTGGCAACCAAGAAAATCATGCTGCAGAGAACCACAGCCAG ACATCCACGTGGAGCTTTGGTCATCATACAGCATTCAACCTGTGGGACCAAAACCCAAATTCATCTCACTGGAGCGCAGCAGACGGCCACCAGGCTTATGGTGCCCCAGCAGGAGCAAGTATTAATTTCAGTGCCCTGCACAGGGGCACAGCG GGGCAGGAGCACTTTAAGCAGAGCTGTCCAGTGGAGCAGCCCTCCTGGCCTCCTGGGACCTCCTCTGTATCGCCACCCTCTGAGCTCGGCCTCACCACACCCCTCCCACATAACATCACATCGAAGAAAATGCACCTGAGCGACACGGGTGCAGAAGTAAATCACCATGAAGAACACAGACCTGAAACACAGGAGCAGGATCACAGCACAGCACCTACAG aaGAAACTTTAATACCACCAGAACCTGAACACGGCAGCTCCCATGAACAGACTCAGAGAAATCTGTCTGAGGGGCCTCGCAGACTCAAGAAGAAGTACAACTGTCTGACCTGTGGGAGAGTCTTCTTTCACAACACTGCTCTGCAGCGACACCTTGTGATTCATGCGGGGAAAAGACCTTTCAAGTGCTTCATCTGTGCGAGAGGATTCACCCAGAGCGGAAAcctcaaaacacacatgaaagtGCACAGAG GAGAGTTGCCAAATTGGACATTAGTTCGAGAGAGCCCCCCCAAAGAATCTCATGTAACAGTTCATGTGTGTGGAGAATGTGGCATGGACTTCCCTCAGaagcaacagctggaagaacACCGCCAGAGTCACAAAAAGCCTTACGCCTGCCCTGACTGTGGCAAGACCTTCAAAACGGAATACTATTTCAAAATACATAAGCGCATTCACTCAGGAGAGTCACCTTTCCTCTGTACAGAGTGCGGTAAGAGCTGTGTCACAGCAGATTCGCTTAAAAAACACGAGCTGACTCACACTGGAGAAAGGAATTTCCACTGTGATCAGTGTGGGAAGGCGTTTTCACAATCTTCCCACCTCAACGTGCACCTCAAGACTCACACTGGAGAGCGACCGCACCTCTGCTCAATCTGTGGTAAAAGTTACTCCAAAGCGTGCGATCTGAAAGTTCACCTGCGAGTTCACACCGGAGAGAAACCGTATACTTGTGACAAATGCGGGAAGTGCTTCTATTACTCTCAAGGTTATCGAGCGCATCTGAAGATTCACGACAAGAAGCCAAAGCCTCAAACAAAACCACTGGGGAGACCAAAACAACAGCTGTCAGTGGCACATAATCAATAA